The genome window TGCCGTCTTGTCCTCTGGCCGCCGGTCACGCGAGCAAAGAAGCACGTGAGTAGAACGCGTCCGTCCACCCGGGGAACTTTGGGGCAAATGTGAGCTCAAGTCATCCTGCACGCTTTCGGATTTTGCGATAATATGCTTTGACCAACAAGTGGAGTTTTCTAAAACAAATCGAGAAGACCCTTGTCGCTTCTTTTAACGATATAACAAGGAAATGCAGGTCCAAAAGATCTCAAGGGACAATATTGTGAACAAAAATGGAGGGAAAGCCCatgatatttttcaaatgaaaagacaacGTTTCATGTCAGAAGAAGGTCTGAAGGCAATTGGTGTCACATTTCTGATTTGGGGAAAgagacattttatttgcaatgCTTGACTTCAACAGTGACATTTGGGATTTCATGTGATTTCCCCCCAAAGATGGTGTCAAGAAATGTGACACTACGGTCGGTTGCCATGTTTTGGAATGTCAAAAGTTGAACAAGGTTTTTACAACGTCAAATACTTCCATTGTCAGTGTTGGACGATTTAACGGCAACGTAGAGAGAAAGAGCACACCATTTAACGGCAAGGTAGAGCGAAAGAGCACACCATTTAACGGCAAGGTAGAGCGAAAGAGCACACCATTTAACGGCAAGGTAGAGCGAAAGAGCACACCATTTAACGGCAAGGTAGAGAGAAAGAGCACACCATTTAACGGCAAGGTAGAGAGAAAGAGCACACCATTTAACGGCAAGGTAGAGCGAAAGAGCACACCATTTAACGGCAAGGTAGAGCGAAAGAGCACACCATTTAACGGCAAGGTAGAGCGAAAGAGCACACCATTTAACGGCAAGGTAGAGCGAAAGAGCACACCATTTAACGGCAAGGTAGAGAGAAAGAGCACACCATTTAACGGCAAGGTCGAGAGAAAGAGCACACCATTTAACGGCAAGGTCGAGAGAAAGAGCACACCATTTAACGGCAAGGTCGAGAGAAAGAGCACACCATTTAACGGCAACGTCGAGAGAAAGAGCACACCTGGGGGCCCTCCGGCCTGGCTCTCGAGGCTGTCATTTCAAAGCGCTTTGTGTTCCGCAGCTGGACGTCATCGCTTAAGTGCGCCAGTGTGTGCTCAGCACTTGGGCGCTAACCAGCTCGAAAGCAGATTAGGAAAGTGAGCCCGGGATTAGGATTAGCCCCCATTCTATCGTGCGGCGCCGGGGTCACGCTGACCCAATGTTGTGTCGTCGTCATTGGCGAGCAATTTGGCCGCCTCAAGACAACATGAAGACTTCAATACGCTCCTCGATGGCAGAAAGGGTACCTCTACGTCACCGAGGTTCCGTTTCGCCGTCGCCGCCCTCCTGGGGGCGCCTACGAGTGCTGCGTTGACATGTTCCGCAGAAAAGCGTCCGCGGCGGCGGAGATGAATCTGGAGACGCCCAAACCTGACGTCAAGTCGGCCACGCGGGTGAGCGGCGGCCCGGCCACCCCGCGCAAGGGTCCCCCCAAGTTCAAGCAGAGGCAGACGCGGCAGTTCAAGAGCAAGCCGCCCAAGAAGGGCGTTCAGGGGTGCGTCCACCCGCCCGCATGGAACGTGCTCACGGCAATGTCCATTGCTGTTGCGCGCATTGTCGTCACGCTCCCTTTTTGTCCCTCTTTGCGTGCAGCTTCGGCGACGATATCCCCGGGATGGAGGGTTTGGGAACCGGTGAGTCCTCCTGCTTTTGGGGCTCCTCTGCTCAATCCTCTGCTCAATTGTGTGTACGCCGCTCGCTCGCATCTTTTAGACATCACGGTGATCTGCCCGTGGGAGGCCTTCAATCATCTGGAGCTGCACGAGCTGGCCCAGTACGGAATCATCTGAGCTCAGCCGGAACTCGCCAACGCAAACACAAGCCCCCCGAAATACACACCCACGAAAAATAGATATCAatatatctctattttttatcGTTACCGGCAGCCGCTCGTGTTTAGATGGCATTTTGTGTCAGGCGCCCTGGCGTTGAGGCTCAAACGTCCTCCGTCCAGCTGTCGTCCGTCTGTCTTCGCTCACGGTCGACTCGCTGGCGACCTGCTGATTTGTCGTTAGCGTAGCAGCCACACGACGTGTTGGCTTCCATCTTGTTATGACGCTTAATTGACTTTGAAGTGACTTCGTTGCACTTTTCCATTGCTTTCCTCATCATTTACGCGTTTGCAGTCGTTTACTtgtatttgctttcattttgcttgCTTTTCCTCGGCAGCCAGGTCAGCATTGCAAAAGAGAATCGGAGAAATAGAGgttgcattttcaaaataaacaattggtGGAGATCCTTtcttctcatctttttttccgcTTGAAAAGAATACCGATGCAAAACATCAAATCCAAATGTCCATTTATTCTTGTCAACAGGGGAGGCAGGGGAAAACGACTCCAGtaatatttgaaataattcataaAAACTTGAACTCTTACAATAATAGAGTGGACCTATTCGTAAAATAAACAGGTTGacgcacacattttcaaaaaaagaaggccTCTTCGACGGGAGGTCAGGCGGAGCCTGTGAATGAACCCTGTTTTCATGAAGCACGTTAGCCCGAATTCATTGGAGATTTGACCGAAATAGCGGGAAAGTGTCGAATCAGGGGAGGCCATCCAGATTTGATCCAAAAACATCCAACAGGGCAAACAGGGTGAACAGTGTCACATTGACGAGTCCGTCGCTCTCTGTTGTCTTCCGttgtcacaaacacaaaaggcaaCAAATGCGAAGAAGGGAGATGGCGAAATTGGGGGCGGACATGAGACGATGGACAAAAATGGATATCTTACTGAGACAGGTTGAATGGAAACTACGTAGGTAAGTGTACTGTACTTGTCAAGCTTAGGATGGGACGGGAGTCACAGTCCGGAACAGTAGGTGGCGGTAATGCGCCTCAAAGCTGGCGACACCCGCCGTAAAACAAACCAAGAAGAAGACGGGATGGAGTCTCGTTGACAAACACGGCGTCAAGGAGCGTTCAACTTTTCAGCTTGGAGCAGGCAGGAGACTGACTAGACGACAACATCCAGCGGCCGGCTCGGGTGGCAGCATGGCGGAAACCATCGTAAGTTGAAACCAACAAGCAAGCAAGACGTGTCTTCCTCGCTGGCTGCGGCCAAAGCGAGCGAGCTAGCTTAACCGGTTAGCAGCGATCAGCTAACGCCAGCCAGACAGACGAATGAGACGTGATGAGGCAGCACAATTAGCTTGCTAGCCGGGCCGGCTCACCGGCGGCTAACGGCAGCTGAGTGTGGCTGCCAAGGCAAGGCTCGCCTTTGACTCCCCAACACAAATGTCAGTCAGGAGTTGGCCGAGTGCTCGCTCACCATCCGGTGCTTGTGTGCTTCCGATCCATCCGTGGCaaatttgcttttgctttggTGGCATTAACCGCAATGGACGCCTAGTCAAAGtagcttgtttttattttttattttttttgcgcaGTCGTCATACAACTTTAGTGTTCAGGTACCTTTCTATTTGATTGTTTGTTGTGTATATTACAGATTgcattgattattattattttttttttccctacgtGATTTCGTGCTGTTTTAAATTCAACCGTTTTACTAAGCAAGGTCGAGCGCATATGGAGCCTTTTGAGTGCCGATTCCGATATTAAGCAATGAATCAGCAATGGAATGACTAAGACAACTTGGTCTTTTAATGCTTACATCAACAAAGAGACCAATTCCAGCCAGTCCATCTCACTAGAGCTACAAGCAACAAtaatatacaataaaataccATGATGAAATCAGGCATTGTTGACAGAAAGTTGGCCGTTAAACGCTCATCAATGtacgacccctttggcccaaTATCTTGTCAGGAATTTTGGAAATGGATCCGATGATGGTCAAGCGCTTTTTGTCTGATGGCTTTTGTGTTGTCGTTTGTAGATCATCCGGGTTCAGTCTCCAGATGGGATGAAGAAAATCGCTTCCACCAAGCGGGAGACTGCCGCGGCCTTTTTCAACAAGGTTAGGGTGTTTCCTTTTCAAAGGACGCACCTTTGGCCATTTTGACGCTTCAGCCACGTTCAATATCAGCGCGCACGCTAAGCAGCTTTGCCCCGAATTGCCTTTGGTGGGCTCGTCGGACAATCGATGTTGTGGTTCGGGTTTgagctttgtttgtgtttttgacgGCGTTGGCAGGTGGCCAAAGAGTTCGGCTTCAACTCCAACTGCTTCGCCGTTTACCTGAACCGCAACAAAACTGGAGAGATCCTCCCCCAGAACAAAAGCCTCAGCCTGCTGAAGATCAAGTGagtgacggacggacggacggccgAGCTCAGGCGGGCGGGACGGACCACGCGACGCTAAGCTGCCTTTCCTTATGTGCGCCAGGCACGGCGACATGCTCTTCTTGTTCCCCTCGGGCTCGCCGGCCGAGGTGATGGACACGGCCGCCCCGCACTCGTCCTCGTCGTTCGCTTCCTCGTCCTTTCCGACGCCCCGCGCCCAGTCGGCGCCGCCCGTCCAGGAGGACGACATCGACCGCTTCCTGACCAAGCAGGACGGCAAGATCTACAGGGGCCGAGACGCGCAGCTGTGAGGAGAcgcgcatgcgtgcgtgcgcgagCGAGCGCTAGCTTTGCGCTAACGTGACGTGCTAAAGGCCAGAGAGGAGCTTGCGCAAGTTAGAGAACGTTGATGCACCTGTATATTGGCGCTGCGTGGTGTCGACAACAAAAATGGCCACGCTTGGTTTGGGCCAGGGGCATCCTTGCCACTTTGACGGCAAATGGGGCCAAAGCgttgcttttgtctgaattgaGCAAACTTGTCCCGTGTGGTCACAGATGTCGCCACGGCGCCCTGGGCAAGTGCGTGCACTGCGTACCCTTGGAGGTCAGAACGCCGCCCCCCGCCTGCCCTCTGTATCTTTCCTTCTTCTCCTTTAATTCCTTCCCTTTGCCTCCACCTCTTGGCAcgtctctcctctcctctggcAGCCTTTTGACGAGGACTACCTGAACCACCTGGACCCGCCCGTCAAGCACATGTCGTTCCACGCGTACCTGCGAAAGCTGACCGGAGGAGCCGACAAGTGAGCGCCCGTCTCTCCCGGCCGTTTCTAATGGTGAGTCCACTGAAAGCAAGGCCATGTTGATGCCTGCCGCACAGGGGGAAGTTTGCCGCCCTGGAGAACATCAGCTGTAAGATCAAGTCGGGCTGCGAAGGCCACGCCCCCTGGCCGGAGGGCATCTGCACCAAGTGCCAGCCCAGCGCCATCACGCTCAACAGACAGGTCCGAG of Syngnathus acus chromosome 19, fSynAcu1.2, whole genome shotgun sequence contains these proteins:
- the pde6gb gene encoding phosphodiesterase 6G, cGMP-specific, rod, gamma, paralog b isoform X1, translating into MFRRKASAAAEMNLETPKPDVKSATRVSGGPATPRKGPPKFKQRQTRQFKSKPPKKGVQGFGDDIPGMEGLGTDITVICPWEAFNHLELHELAQYGII
- the pde6gb gene encoding phosphodiesterase 6G, cGMP-specific, rod, gamma, paralog b isoform X2 — encoded protein: MNLETPKPDVKSATRVSGGPATPRKGPPKFKQRQTRQFKSKPPKKGVQGFGDDIPGMEGLGTDITVICPWEAFNHLELHELAQYGII